The Paenibacillus sp. RUD330 genome has a segment encoding these proteins:
- a CDS encoding AAA family ATPase, with translation MAGMRPEAYLRSAQLLRDSVPSFAEYPFSLPVIREMDKITLHPKVTYIVGENGMGKSTLLEGLAVSWGFNAEGGGLNFTFSTYASHSELHRHLRLARGTRKPRDGFFFRAESYYNLASNIEELDREGSGPSIIDSYGGRSLHEQSHGESFFAAFMNRFGGGGLYVMDEPEAALSPTRQLSMLARIHELVGKGSQFIISTHSPILMAYPDAVIYQLSGSGIEEVALEETEHFRVTRQFLNNRSPMLEELFSEE, from the coding sequence ATGGCCGGAATGCGACCGGAAGCCTATCTAAGAAGCGCGCAGCTGCTGCGGGACAGCGTGCCTTCCTTCGCGGAGTATCCCTTCTCGCTCCCGGTCATCCGGGAGATGGACAAGATCACGCTGCATCCCAAGGTGACGTACATCGTCGGGGAGAACGGCATGGGCAAATCCACCCTGCTCGAAGGGCTTGCGGTGTCATGGGGCTTCAATGCCGAGGGAGGCGGCCTGAACTTCACGTTCTCCACCTATGCTTCCCATTCGGAGCTTCACCGGCATTTGAGGCTGGCGCGCGGAACCCGCAAGCCTCGGGACGGGTTCTTCTTCCGGGCAGAGAGCTATTACAATCTGGCCAGCAATATCGAGGAGCTGGACCGGGAAGGCTCCGGCCCCTCCATCATCGACAGCTATGGCGGCCGCTCGCTCCATGAGCAGTCGCATGGGGAATCTTTTTTTGCGGCCTTCATGAACCGGTTCGGCGGCGGAGGACTGTATGTGATGGACGAGCCGGAGGCGGCGCTGTCGCCGACGAGGCAGCTGTCGATGCTGGCCCGGATCCACGAGCTCGTCGGCAAAGGCTCCCAATTCATCATCTCCACGCATTCGCCGATTCTGATGGCTTATCCGGACGCAGTCATCTATCAGCTCAGCGGGAGCGGCATCGAAGAGGTCGCGCTGGAGGAGACGGAGCATTTCCGGGTGACGAGGCAGTTCCTGAACAACCGGAGTCCTATGCTGGAGGAGCTGTTCTCGGAGGAATAG